Below is a genomic region from Rosa chinensis cultivar Old Blush chromosome 5, RchiOBHm-V2, whole genome shotgun sequence.
CTCTTGAATACAGAGCTTTAAGCATATCACAAAGATTGTAAGAGCCAGGAGACATTTGTAATAGAACAAGATAGGACACTTTTTACTATTAAGACATTAATCCTTAGTCATTAGGAACAAAAAATATTCACAACAAATTTCAGGTTTAATCAAGGAATTCAATTTGGATCAATTTCCTATCATATAAATGGTTTATGGATAACTTTTACTAGAAAAATAATTTGTTTGCTTAAATAGGAGCCACTTGACTTAATGACACTCTTTATACAaaggaaagagagaaaagatCTTGCCCTTTGACCCCTGTTAAGTGTCAAATGTATTAAATTAAATTTAGAAAGAAAGCTGTTCGGATTGTGCATgagttgaaaaataaaaattaagcaCCATATCAGTAATCATGAAAAGACACAACGATTTGCTTGCCAATGTTTAAGAGGCAGATGACACTTCTTTATTAGCAACCATGTGGAAAAAAAATCTCCAACATCCAAAGTGGGGGATACAAATCTACCAACTGATCTCAGAACGCTTAATTCAATTTCTAAAAGAAATTAAGCAcaatatcaattcaaataaggACCTGCATGGCATATCCTCTCTGTGCGAAGTTCGAGGATTTGGAGTATgcctgactttttactctaggaTCAAAGGCTTCTGTGCCATTTTTATAGGCCATTCATAAACTTTTACTCTAGACGCTGAGTAGGCCAAATTAATAATCAAAATCAATAGGTAATGCATGATATAGAGGGGTTTAAATAAGAATACCAGTAGATAATAGAGCAAtatcaaaaaaaatttattgcACACGTGGGGTCAAAGATTCAAGATTATTAGCAGATAAAAACAAAGGTCCACATTGGATTTGTCAGCTTGTAGATGCCCCTAGCATTAGTCTAAAGACTAATCAATCTCTGAGATCTTGTAATGTGCATACAACTTGGCATATTTGCAGTACGATAAATTTGAGCTTGTGATACAAGCAATTACACTACTGCAAAAGTACTGCTAAGCTTAAGCACCAGCAACCTTTATAAGAACTGTTGCTTCTGCATATCAAAATGGCTGCAAATTACTATACACTACTCATTCGAGTCTCAATGCTGATCATGTTACTTATCTGGTCATTGCATGTTGCCACTGGTTTGGAAGCAAAAGGTTATGGTGGGTGCAAGACCATGCAGAGGAGGATCAATAGCAAGACTATCTTACGTGAATTAATAGCTGATTTGTCTAAGATGGAGAAGCAGCATTACAAAACGAGGAGCACATCGTCTGGAGACAGAGTTTCACCAGGAGGGCCAGATCCACAGCACAACTCATGCCCACCAGCATAACTCTGCAAAGCTCTTAGAAAGGATAAGTGCCGGAATAGCTCCACCACCACTACTACTAATGCTCGTAGATGCTAACTATTCCAGGATAGAAGTTCAGTATTGCATCATATTGTTAGGTGCTATTTAAGTACTAGAAGATGGTAAAACATCTGAACGTTTTcatgcatttttctttttcttgcaaTTAATGTTAGATTCTAtgattttctttatcttaatccCAAGTGCCTGCATGTGTGagagataaaataaaatatgctACATCATATTACCAGTAGGTACCGTTGTAGCTAAAGTTTGAGAAGTGATGAGAAATGCAGCACATTGATCAGAGGTTTCGGCCCATGCCTGAGTTCTTTTTGGTATTTTATGCTACGGACAACCCAGAGAGAAAGTACTCGGGCGTTAAGTAATCagaaattttcttctttttttctgtgGTTTTGTTATTGGAGAAGTTGATTCCATATAATCAATAACTCCTAATCCCGGTCATCCTTATCTATTGTTCTATAAAAtgactctttttcttctcctaaGAAAACGCTGCTGAAGGCTAACCTAATTGTGTTCTTTAAAAGTGCTAACCGGCAAGCTATTCGCATCATCCCATTGTTCTCAAGATTACAGAGAAAACTCTGAAAATGTAATTAAGGTTCCACCAATGTGTCAAAGACTACCATATTGTATCCACAGCAGTAAAATTCACCGATAAATATCCAAACAAGGTACAAGAAACATAATACTTACTACAATCACATTGCTTCTGAAAATAACAGATAAATTAATTATTCCTTTTAGGCATTTTAATATGATGACTTGGATCATTTTCTCAAAATGCTTCTGGATTCAAATTAAAGACTAAAACAATATAATTTCAGTGACCCAAAGTCGAATACTGCCCCAATTGTAAACCCCAAACTCGAAATGagtcacaaaccctaaaccctaaaacagcAACCAATCTCATAatcaaagaaattaaagaagaCCCAGAATCAGAAACGAAGACCCAAAAGCCTGAAAGCACAGAaatcaaaggtgaaaattgcTCATGCCTGTTTCCCGCCGACTGAGAGTTCTGGGCTTCACTGCAAAGATTGGGACTTTTGCAATTGCGCGCGTTAAAGGTAAGTTCTTGGAGTCGGGTTTTATATTTGACCCGGTTTGCAAATCGGGTTTGTTTCAGCAGATGGATTATCTTGGTGATTTTATAATGAGTGGTGAGGACAGCAAGATCCCAAATAGAAAAGTTTGGGTAAAAATATTGGAGGAAATTTGGATGACAAATATGGACGTCACACTAAAATTTCCATTTCAAACCCTATTAATACAAAAAGTAAACAAAACTTTATTCAAATAGTTAAATATTTGTGAATTTGATCAGCTGGTTCTAGAGTGGATGTATCCATTTCTATTTTGTAGATTTGAACCATGTATCGGGTAATTTGGGACAGTTGATTCTTTAAGGTTTTTCTGAAGTGAATATCTTTGCAAAGTAGCTTACTCTTATTACAAAATTCTTTAGCCAATTTATTACAACCAAGATTATTTCTATTTTATCCTTAGGATGCTCATTGCAAGCTAGTGAGGCATGCCCATGCCAGCCATTGAGGCTAGTGAGACTAACAGTGTCCATGCAAGCAAGCAATGCTAACAATGCACGTGCCGGTCAAGCATGAGAGATAAGCACATGGAAAGTTGTGATATGTCAACAATGCACTAACCGTCTACAAAAAATTTTTTAATCCAAAATCAGGATTTTCACTCAAAACTATGGACTAGCAAAAGGTTTTTGATCAAAATGTCATGTTCTTGTTTTCACAGAAAAATATTATCATTAGTAACATTATAGTTTTAAGCAATTCTAGAACTGAGATAGACCTCAAATAACTTGACACCTGTTCCCCCCCctccttcttcagttcttcctcctctgttcTCCTTCCTCTTCTCCACTCCCATGGCTGCCCATCGACTctgcttcgatctcatctccgccgTCGCTCTCTCAGTTCGGCGTCTTGGTAGCGCAATGAAGTCCATGGTCGCCTCCGCAGCCCAGAAGCCACCGGAGCCGCTCCTctgcttcgatctcatctccgccaTCGCCGAAGAGCCCAAGGTCTCGCTCCTCTGTTATTGTGGAGATGGTGAACTACAGGAGTCGAAGAAGGAGAACGGggggaagaactgaagaaggagaagagaagggGAAAGagcccaaaaaataaaagacagatgTCAAGTTATTAGTGGCTGTGGTCAGCATGGGctgaccagggctggtcagcCAAGTTCTTTCCCCTCAAAGTCcctatcccttttttttttttgcacaattTTCTAAAATCGAAAATGGGGGAACATCatagataaaaaattaaatCGGGATTTTTTGGGTCTATCACTTAGAGAAGCTCCTAAAAATCATGTTTTGACATGGCACAACACATCCAAATCAAACTATGCCAAGAATCACTTTCCAAGCAAATTTTCATGTGCCATAATTTCACCATTGGTAAATCATTATTATAAGAGCGTGTTCCAAGTGGACGgcattaaaaataaatatttctttttaattttatactctggaaaattaaataaaaagttACTTCTAGAGTTCTAGAACTCAAACAATTCTGAATCTTTTTACTTAATATTGCCTCATTGTGAGTTTGTGACTTCGCGGAGTTTATGTTTTCTGTGCCAAGTGAAAATTTGACATATACATGTTCTATAAGATACTTACGCCTAAAGAAGGAACAATTATAATCACCGGATTACATTTCATGACTGCCGGAAAAGGAGAAGATATGTCCACTCTAAATCCGTCCTTATTTGGTGCACTGTGCAGAGCTTCTGCTCTTCAAGTTAATATCGTAATAAACTTTGGCCAAAACATTAGCAGCTCATATCCTTTGCTGAAGTTACAATCCAAAGCTGGAGACCTACTTGAATGTAACTACAGGATGACAATTCATGCAATGAGTAATGCTACTAAACATTTTATACAGTACTTCACAACTTCAGCAAAATCTTCAGCTATTCTTCACCAGTCCATAAGGGAGCTGCTAGCCTGGAATGGGTTTCCATATAAGGCCGTATTACTCATCATCATGGGCACATGTCAACTACAACTACTGTGTTTATTTGCAACTTAAATGTCACAAATTAAAGCAATACTGGAAGTTAACCTTAATTAATCATACAAACACAGTTCTGTTCATGATAATCGAGCAGACTTGTACAAAAGTAAGACTGAAAGTGAAATTTATATATGTTAGCGGAATGAAAGAGAACTTCCAGCCAAAATAAAACCACAGATCAGCATGACCTGGTCTCTAATCAGTTTGTTTTTCAGCAAAGCTAGTATAGTACCAAAATAAGCTGAAGTTCCTGTCCATGGTACACATGTTTTCCAGTCTCCTCTCACTTCTGAAAAGCCTTAAGAGGGTCATTAGGGTCAATATCAGCTATAAGTGGGAGATCAACTGGCAAACTTTCTAGACTCAATCCTTCATCCCTCAGCTTCGCAACCACTTCCTCAAAAACGAGTCTGTTTCCCCGCAGAGTAAGGTGCAAACCATCCCTGCATTCCAACCAAGAAAAGTCTTATCATATGTTCATATGGTTTTCTTAGTAATTCACTAGTGCCTACACAATTAACAGAATACAAGGTGATAAAAAGATCACGTGATCAAATCAGTCAATGTTCATTGTAGAGAAATTATCGATAATGATGCTTGATGTGTACGCATAACATCACTAACATAATTGAGAGGTAGACCTTAGATGAGCTTTCTGCCAGTCAGGAAACTGCTGCATTTTGGTCCAGAGATCTATTACTGGAAGACCACTTTCTCGAGCTACGGCAACACAAGCCTCTGCAAAAGCACCAGCAGCTTCATTTGTCCTCTCGGGCTGATTCAATGGATTCTCAATATAGGGAAATCTGTATTTTAAAGCATATACATTGAAAACCAAATTCTTTTAAGTGTCAGTTCAATTTGATACTTTTACATTATGATTTGAAGAATCAAAGAAgaatgaaacaaaaataaatgaacATAATTGACAACGGAACTAAAAACAAGATAAGCAGTCGATCCATACTGAAGGCGTCCATCTTCATCAATCGGAGGAGGTGTGATGAGAATAATGTGAGTAGTAGGCCATTGCTTCTAAAAGCCAAGAGAAAAAAGTATTAAAAATATGTAGATAGCCTAAAATGGAAAGGCAAACACATAGTAGGTTGAACATAGGTGATTTCTATGCGCTGACTAACGCAAACAACTATATTTGTCCATGCAAAGctacaaaatacatgtacttCATGAACCACCCAATAATGGTCGCAATGTTGCAGACATTAACTGTATAGAAGCCTTAAGCAACTTGCTAGAATCTCGAATGGATCATTCATGCCACTTAAAGGTATGACAAGCCAATGCTGACTATATAAAGTTAATGAACCCACATTGCTTTATACTTGCTGGACTCTGTACCTAAGAGTAGTCAAGTTTAGAACATAACTACTTGATTGCACAAGTCTCATGtcaaaaatctcaacttaatTACGGACTATTGCCATGGTGGAAAACATAAGAAAGTTAGTACATGGCTTCGtttcaattttatttaaaaacTCATGCCTCCTCCAAGAAACACTCTCATTCGTAAAAGAGCTTCTCTAATACATTAAATCTCAAAAGCTTACACTTCAAAATACCATTGCTATCAACCATTTTCTGAATTTGCCTATGCATTAGAAGATTCAAGTGTTTGAACTTATCTATGGCAACGTCAAAGCCAATACCAAGATGCCCACATTGATGTGGAATCAAGGACCACTGAACCCCAGGGTTTGTGTGTCAAAAAGACACCTGAACAGAAGGACCAGATTCACCCTTATCTATATTCCCAAATTAAGAACAAGTACGTTTACTTCATCTAAGACTACTGCGAGTACTTCATAGACAAGAACATCAAAGTACACTGCTTTAACGATGTTTACAACTACTTCCATGGTTTCCCATATGTATCACATACTATTTGAGCTCTATTGCTTGTTAAAGATGGAAAGAGAGCTTTGATACTCTTCTTCCctagtttttcttttccctgAATTTCAGATGATAAAACTCTAATGCCAAAGCAAAATCAACTAACATGACTTCTGCAAAAGTAACACCTAGCCACCTAGGCATCAGATTCACTTGGACAACCGATTAGATAAGCTTTTTGAAAAGATCAAAATTCCCTGAACTATTTTGCTAGTAGAGCTTTGAGCATTCGAAAAAGAAGC
It encodes:
- the LOC112168104 gene encoding GDSL esterase/lipase At5g45920 isoform X2, which encodes MRPQIYLFGDSITEESFGDGGWGASLAHQFSRTVDVVLRGYSGYNTRWAQKVLERVFPGSQDGGGEAPLAVTVFFGANDACLPDRCSGFQHVPVDEYKQNLRSIVSFLKQWPTTHIILITPPPIDEDGRLQFPYIENPLNQPERTNEAAGAFAEACVAVARESGLPVIDLWTKMQQFPDWQKAHLRDGLHLTLRGNRLVFEEVVAKLRDEGLSLESLPVDLPLIADIDPNDPLKAFQK
- the LOC112168104 gene encoding GDSL esterase/lipase At5g45920 isoform X1, coding for MRPQIYLFGDSITEESFGDGGWGASLAHQFSRTVDVVLRGYSGYNTRWAQKVLERVFPGSQDGGGEAPLAVTVFFGANDACLPDRCSGFQHVPVDEYKQNLRSIVSFLKKQWPTTHIILITPPPIDEDGRLQFPYIENPLNQPERTNEAAGAFAEACVAVARESGLPVIDLWTKMQQFPDWQKAHLRDGLHLTLRGNRLVFEEVVAKLRDEGLSLESLPVDLPLIADIDPNDPLKAFQK